Within the Musa acuminata AAA Group cultivar baxijiao chromosome BXJ2-9, Cavendish_Baxijiao_AAA, whole genome shotgun sequence genome, the region taAACTTTTCCTTTACAGAGGCTAGAAGGGATGAACCCATTGGATGAGACTTAGTGGACTGGATGGTATCAATGTACTCAGCCTAATAAAAATCCCTGATACATAACCAGTCCATGATCTGCTGGTTCTGTATCAGCAGCAATTTGGTCCTTGAACCACAACTTTCGTTTAGAATTATATGGAAGCTGTAGTTGTTTCTTTTTCATCCGAGTCTTAAAATGGTTATTCTTTTATGCATATCTTCCTTGATTGGAGTTATATGCTTTATCCTATTCAAAGAAAACAATTCTTTCATGGATTATGTGTCATATTTCTTACCAATGTGGAATTCCTTTTTCTCGATGGTTGTAGGTTTGTGATTGCATCTACATAAATGTTACTCTTGTTGGTAAACAAGAAACCCTCTTTTGATAGATCTTTGGTGTGAATTGTGGAAAGATGAAGGAAGAAGGGTCTCGAGAAGTTCTAAGATTGTTGGGAACATCAAGGTAAATAGTTGCTCAAATGATTGATCACTTTTAATGTGGTTGATGATGTTGATTTGAGTTCATGTTTTCTTACCCCAAAAGATTTTGTGCTTACTTCCATGGCCTAATTCTCCCAGGTTGTTTTGAGAttgtaatataaaaaaataacttcCTTCTGTTGTACAATTAATTATAGATTTGCTTTTAGTTTAAAGTAAACAAATATTAGGTTTCAGCTGCAATTGATTTTTTCATGTGTTATAAAACATAAATTTTGGTTCCTGTATTTCTCTATTTTTGTACGTGTCATTTGTGTTCAGCCTAGTCCCAGAAAAAGTACTTGAAGGGGTTCCAAAAAATTAAAGGTATAAATACAATCTTATCTGACATATCTTTTTCATGAATCCATACTGTAAAGTTTGTAGGAAGCATtttctgtttcttttctttttttcattttttctccTGAAAGCAATCTCTTGACAAAATTGACATGAAGATTATTATTTGATCATGCTCTTTGTGCTTTTTCTGTTTAAGCTGAGATTTCTAATTTGTGACCTAGCAGATGATGTTAATGCAAATACTAGTTGATATTAGGGTGGGCAACTGTTTGTCGAAGGATCCTTTATGACTATTCAACAGATACTGCACCACTCAAAGCAATTTCAGATTATGGGTATGTGATCTGGTGTTTTTTTTCTTGTTCCATACTAATTGATTTCAATGGAGAAAGTAAGTTTCTATGTCTCAAATATTATCCTGATAAGAACTCATTGTGGTGGAAGACCCTTGGAATTGCCTTCAGTAGTTTCCAATCAAATATAGGCTGATGGATCCGATAAAGTGTGCCATAAAGTTTTACATACCTTCAATAATAATATGTTGGATAGCAACATGAAGCTAAAAAGCTCATTGCTATTATTCTAGGAATTTGGTGAGTGCTTTTTGTAGAGTCCTCTCTGCATTATATTCTAAATTCAAATCTCTTCCTCGCCCTTTTTGAAGCTGAATTGATCTTGCGAATATGAATCACTATTAAACTGTGATGTCTAACCTATCAGTCACGCTATCTTGATGATGCTACTTGTTACATTGCCATAATGCGAATTATGAACCCTTGACAACATGATGTTCTATTACATTCTCTTTGATACTTGTTCACCGTAATGCATCCTCAGTTTGTTCACTAGACTTTATCCTCTGGATCAACTTATTTTGTTGATTTTTACCATCCTTTCTATCTTTCTCTTCCACGAGCATTCTGTCAGTTCCAACTAAAGCCATTCAGTTCAAATTGTTTACAACCTGATGCACCTTCATCATCTTCATGGATTTTTAGTTCTAGTTCTGTTGTAAGACATGACAGTCCAAAACCATCTGATTGCTTTTTAGTCTCCTGTCTGACTACTGATCTATTGCTGCTTGGGTGTTCAAGTAACCTATCttcattgttttcttttctttgtaccTCAGGAACAGAACTAAAGATCTTCTGCTCATTCAGATCACCACACCATGCATGTTGAGTCTGTTCAAGCTTGTCCTCTCCAAATTGTTTCATGCATGAGGGCAAATCTTTATGACAGGCTCTTATCCCTATAGTGGTGTCATGTGTATCTTGCTCCTTTTGTGATCGATCAGAAGTCAAGCAACTGTCTACTGAATAATCAGCAAAGTGGGCTGGAGTTAGTTGTGACATATGCAGGACAGGAATTTCTTCCACACCTAGAAATGAGTTGCCAAAGCATTCACCTGAGACTTTAGTGACCAGCTCCGAGAGTTGGACTTTGGCAACTTCCAGCCCTACAGAACCTAAGCTCTGCTTCTCAAGTCTCTCTTGGGCCTTCTCCAGCACCAACTGCAAATACCTTCCCTGTGCCTCTATTCGTACTTGTAAGTGTCTTTGCACCTTCACAGTAAATTCAGTAACATTTTATTAGTACAATCTAAAAAAATTGAGGAAATTGACCTAACAAAAGAAGGTTTGAATTGCTTGTATGATGGATTCATTGTTCATTTTTTACAGCACCAAATGGATCATAGTAGTGCAAAATCTTCCAGCTTTAACTCTTTAACTGCTGTCAATCTTTCTGAGTGAACTTGAAATGAAATTTGGAACTCAGTAACACATTTTGAGTTATTCTGTTCCTAGTAGTTCGTAATCTCTTCAAATTCTGTATTGATGCAAAGTTTCACTTATACACATCCAAATATTTCACAAAAAACTCTAAAACTAGACCTTCATGCTTTATCAATAAAAAAGATGCTTTTGTGAATAGTTAAGACTTATGATGTTTGAGACTGATCTTTTCAGTTGTTGAAACATTTTAGGTGTTTAAATTTTCTTATACTTTACTTCTAGGGTCCTTGTTCCAAAACATAAAATAAGCAAGATACCACATGTTTAATCCAAAAGGCACATGAGAAAGCAAAGTAAGGTTGTGTGATATTATTGACTTTACAACTTACCTCAAGTTGTTCATGTAACTGTTTCTGTACTTCAATTTgctttgtaaatgcttcatttatcTGCATGGTTCTGAAACTAATGTACCATCAGCCAAAGATTGTTATAACTTTGGAAATCTAGAGTGCATATTGCTGTTATCATACTTGTTTGTGGGGGCTGCAATGTTCCTTGACGATCCATTATCCTCTGGTGTCCTTTCTGCTGCTAGTGAACACCCAAAAACTGCATGAAGACAAACAGTGTTTATATACATTGTCCAGTTTGAGACCTCAAATATAAACTCTAGGTGCTGCCCCTTACTATTTTTAGTACTTCTGATATTTGTTTGAGCCTGGAGGTTTTTACCAAGCCTGTATTTCTAACAGACCAACAaaggcaagttagttttcaaatgCAATGATAACaagcagagagaaagagagaaggtgCCTGGTTTTTTATTtgaggggaggggggagggggtggggAGGGTGTAAGTATAGAGAATCAAGAAGTTAATTAGGACCTGAAGATGACTTTTTAGATGGTACAAGGTTAATCCTGGAATTCCCATGAGTCTCATGATTGTTTTCGGGGTCGCCTCTGCAAGATTATGGTCTTATATTAGTCTTTAAGATTGATCACTTTGTCCTCAAGTGTAATGTATTCTTAAAACCCTGTCTATGTAAGTGAAGACACACAGTCACAGTTATGcacaaaacaaatataaataactTTGTATGCTCACTGTCTGCTCCACCGAGTTGGTTCACCGCCTCTATAAATCTTGCATGGAGCTCAGGGTTCCATTTAAGTCTAGGCTTGGCCTCAGTTGAAAGAACTAGTCCCGACTCTCCTGTAGTACTTCCTCTCTGCAGAAACAATTGCCTCTCTGAAGGAGCTGCTATCCTGGAAGAAAGGAGGTTGTTGTGGCTCTGATGAGGTTGATGTTGATACATCTGCTTCAGTAATATATATAATCATCTTAGAGGAAACCATAAAAAACAAGACAAACAAACTtcctttcagtttttttttcctcttaccTTTTTGCCCTCACCTTGCTTCTTGTCAATTTGAGAAATTCAAGTCTGACGTCTGACAAACTAGTTTGCTTCTATGCTGTTGATGTAATATTTCTGGGAAGCAAGGGCATCTAGAGTTATATCCTATATGTATGCTCCTCTTGTTTAGGATGGAACTTGAGTTGCTTCAACTCCTCATGCTGATGAGGGATGACTCCAAAGCTCCTCTTATAAGGCTAATGAAAGGGAATTTGAAGACGTTTGAACAAAATACTAAACTATAGATCTAATCTTTGTGGTTTGAAAAGTGATTGTCTATCCTGCTCTAGGTATCTGAGGAATTTTatcttgtaacttttgttgtcaaTTCTTGCATGCAATATTCTGCATCACTAACTTCCGTGAGACAACTTTAGCTTGTCAAATGTCCAAGGGAATAAATACTTAAACATGCATCCTTTTGATACAAAACTCTAAGTAAAAGCAGGAACCTTATACTTAGCATAATTTTTTACCCAAACTTTTGACTCCTATGTATTGAGAACTTGCAAATTTCCTATGTACCTAAACCAGTTGTGGTAGCTTAATCACGGGGGCCTTTACACATGAAAGGAACATCTTCCTGGAGCCTGAAAGGACATCTCAGGTGCCTAGCTATTATATTTTTGGACCTTATGGAAGTTGAGATTTATATAATATATCCTAGTTGGAACAGATTCGTAGTTCATAGACTTGATTGAGGAATTTGATTAGTGATGGAAGGTTaacttttttattaattatggtaTGAGAAGGTTGTAAATTCTGTTTGACTGGATGCATCCATAAGCAGCACTAGATATGCCCTTTCTATAAAGAACAGAAAACTATACTATACATGATGCTCTTATCTACCTTTTGAAAGCAAGATTGGAATATGGAATAAGGATGCAATTCCATTTTATCTCTTCCACCTAGTTTGGCACTTATTCAGTTATCCAGGAAGAAAAGTAGAGAGGAATCTGGAAGCTATTTACTGGTAGGCAGTCATCACACTGAAGTACTTGTCGATATAAGATCTAAGGGAAGGACATTATATAGAGGAAATGTGatgatcacatttcagacatcaaACCTCATGAACCCCTGGACCACTAAATCTCCCTCTATCAGCATGTAGTGTGTCAGCCAGACATCCATGCATATCTGTTCGTGTTAATTTGAATGTTATGTGCTTTGGATTAGTTGCAagtattagtgcagcagatatggACATAAATACTCATTTATTTTGTGCCAATAGGTTCAAGACCTCAGAGCTAAGCCTTCCAGTAATGGCTAAACAGATTAGCCAGTCTGCTTTTCTAGCAATATACATATTCCCCTCTGTTGCATTGATGTATCCCTTGAATTCCCGAGTCGGAGTCCTTTTATGGGAGTAAACCATAAGCTTGGTTCAGCAAATTTTATCTAGTGAAATGCATGGTGGTTAATATCTAACAAGAAACATCAATTTGTTAAATTCTCACACCTTTTAGTGATCTGATCAGCTCACGGCTTGAGATGGAGATAGACCTTTTTTACACCGCAGTAAAGACACTGATTCATTTTACTAGATTAAGGCTATATATATTTCATCTATTTCTGAAACCTTGAATATTAAATGGACTATTAGTATTTTTGTGGCTTTAATTCATAGAGCTTTTACTTTCTGTGTCTAAAGATTCTAACCCATGTTCTATTAGGAAAATTTGACCATGTTACCATGTATTGGGAGAAAAAatttatttgttttttcttttaatttgtaGTGGTAGAGATCTCCTGCTAATTATAGATCGACTTTATAGACCAATAATAAGATAGGAATCTTAAATAGTGATATTCTGCTCCATTAGTTCAAGTAAGATTCACGTCTAAAATATTTTACTCATCGAGTGGATAACATTACCTTGGAATGAGAATATAATTCAGCATGAGATTGCTGCTTTGCGACCATGAGAGAATATTTTGTTTGCACTGCCTTTCGTTCATTTGTGTGGTCCATCAAAATGATTATATGTTCTATCAATCTCCACAGCACATTGTGGCATATTTCCAACCACCTTCCTAATTGGATGAATCACAAGAATCAAGCAATTGCAAAGGAGTTCTATCTTTCTATCAATAGAAAAAGTAAGAATATATTCGTCATTTCTCCTGTTCATATGTTGATATTGATGGGAAATATATTCCCTGGACAATCTCACATTGGTACCTCATCTGTCAAGCAACATTTCATTGGATTTTTATAATCATTGTCTAAAAAATTAATCAAACCAAGTTAATTCAACAACTTGCCCATGTTATCAAACTCAGCCAAAACACAAGACAACCATTATCAGGCTGATATGTCGATATCTTGTTTATGCAAGATTTTGCATGCAAAATACACTGGTATAGTTTGATAACTTCCAACTGGCCCTGAAAGAGTGTGTTGTTGATGTAAACTAGGTAAGGAGTTTGAATTGAGGTAGATACAAAGCAGATAGGTTTCAGAGACTGGAGATATAGCAAGCATTGACAAACTTGTGGATGTTAATATGTCTGGAAGTCTATTATGATTCATCAGCTCTTTTACAGCGAGATTATACGTTTCTTCTTTCAAGTTCAACAAGTACAAGGATGATTGAAACTTATGACAATTCCTGCACTTCTTAACGATACCATAGAATGATTACATCCCCAATAAACCAACTTACAGCATTCATAAAGATTCTTGCTATTAGCCTTTGGTTATTAGTTTACCTGATCTTGAGAGTTAATGCATGTTATTATTGTAACTTGTTAAATCTTCAGATATTTTTTTAGCAGTGTTGATTAGGGAAAATGACAACCCATGCCTTGATAACATCCAGCACATTGATTGGCCCCTTGAACAGCTAAAGATGTGCCTTTCAGTTTGATTGTTATTTGGACCTTTGGTGTCAGTTATTTTTCCTGTGTCTTCCATCTCAATTTGGAAACTGTACAATAGCAGAGAAAGTTTTAAGCTGCTTATGTGAAGAATGTAAAGCACTATTTGAGTAGTTAAGAACTTTGATATCTTTAGTTTATTTTAGGCCTCCAATCAAGCTATGATACATAGCAAGGAGCACCAAGAACATTGTACTTAATATGTTCCTTGGAGCATCCATATGTTGTTTCCACCAGTAAAAGTTGGGTTCATTTATTCCTCTACTGTGCACACTGTGCATCTCTTTGGTCATGCATTAGCACTTGCTTCATTGGAATAAGCTTTGCCTCCACTAGTTTTGCCTTCCCCTGTGCTCAATATGATTAACATATTCCTGGAATAAGCTTTTATTTGCAGGGGAGCTGTCAAAGAAGCATCTGGCCATCCAAACAAGTTCTTTAATGTTTTGGGTTCTCAATGGTGTGTGCCATTTCAGACCGTTCACAGAGAGGAATGGTGAGATCCCGAGTAGACTTCAGGTCACAGAATGCTGTTCCAGATTTAAATAAAAGATCATGAATGAATGATTCTTTGGCAGTCAGTCATGCAGCTAAGTGGTCATCACAAACGTAAGACACTTTTTCTCTCTGATATATTTTTACACATGCAATCACTCAGTTTTATATTGTATTTTGTAATTTCATGAGCATTCTCTTTTTCTTATGATTGAACGCACagtttctaatatatttttgtcTATTGTGTTCTTGGAATCAAGTCTTCATCTTTGGAATGCATGGGCTTATATATTGTTCATAATAATTGGACACAAACAATGGATCATTGTTGTTTGAGCATTCTCTTCCTGTGAATTAACATTGAGTTTTCTAAATATTATTGAGATCAATTTTGCACCAATAATAAATCACcagctctcctttttttttctttttaatttgtggATTTGATGAtcttcaaaaattaaaataaaagtaattaaagatattttttttttcgattttttttaaaaaattcgaatataaattaaagaaaaagataaaaatgatttttatatCGGTCAGTACTTTTTGCACCTCTTGCAGACCACCCGGTTTGCGTACCTTACATGAGCCGTCAGCGGGTCCACTTTTCCCCGAATGACAAGACGAGCAGGTAGTCGAGTGGTAACCAAACGGGCTGTTGTTATTACATGAGCCGTCTTCCGCCTCGCAACCCGCGGGTTCGATCGGTGGGATGGGATCTTTTTCGCGAATGCCGGAGAAGGAAGGCGTCGGGGAGGCGGCGGAAGACGAAGATCGTGTACGACTTGGGCCCTGCGTCGAGGTCGATTAGGGTGAACGTTGCCCAGGATCAACTTTTATTCCGCCGTTCCCGCTCCATTCACCGGGAAAGACCCTAGACAATCTCCGCAGAGCCCTGGAGAATACCGGCTTTCTCTGCGCCGCCATTCTCGACGCAAAGGTCTCTCCTCTCCCCTTCGCATCTTAATCCACTGTCGCATCATTGGGTTTCTCTTTTTCCCCTCTTGACTTGGTTTTCTTGGGATTCTGCTTTGTCGTAGTTCAtgtcttttatcttctttttgtCTTGCGATGATCTTCTCGGTTCACAAATTTTGAGTGTCTGAGATGGGATTTTTTATGTTAAGATCGCTCATCTGAGCGTGGTATTGGGTTTCCGTTTGGGTTCTTGGACttgtaattttttatttgatttggtGCTGAGTTTGCCATGTCATTATTAGCCTGAATTAACGATCCAAAACGCTTAAGCTTCGGATAACGACCGTCAAGAACCATCATAATTCAGAATCAAATGTTCCATACC harbors:
- the LOC135622539 gene encoding myb-related protein 2-like isoform X2, encoding MYQHQPHQSHNNLLSSRIAAPSERQLFLQRGSTTGESGLVLSTEAKPRLKWNPELHARFIEAVNQLGGADKATPKTIMRLMGIPGLTLYHLKSHLQKYRLGKNLQAQTNIRSTKNIFGCSLAAERTPEDNGSSRNIAAPTNKTMQINEAFTKQIEVQKQLHEQLEVQRHLQVRIEAQGRYLQLVLEKAQERLEKQSLGSVGLEVAKVQLSELVTKVSVDSCLTSDRSQKEQDTHDTTIGIRACHKDLPSCMKQFGEDKLEQTQHAWCGDLNEQKIFSSVPEVQRKENNEDRLLEHPSSNRSVVRQETKKQSDGFGLSCLTTELELKIHEDDEGASGCKQFELNGFSWN
- the LOC135622539 gene encoding myb-related protein 2-like isoform X3; its protein translation is MYQHQPHQSHNNLLSSRIAAPSERQLFLQRGSTTGESGLVLSTEAKPRLKWNPELHARFIEAVNQLGGADKATPKTIMRLMGIPGLTLYHLKSHLQKYRLGKNLQAQTNIRSTKNIFGCSLAAERTPEDNGSSRNIAAPTNKTMQINEAFTKQIEVQKQLHEQLEVQRHLQVRIEAQGRYLQLVLEKAQERLEKQSLGSVGLEVAKVQLSELVTKVSDSCLTSDRSQKEQDTHDTTIGIRACHKDLPSCMKQFGEDKLEQTQHAWCGDLNEQKIFSSVPEVQRKENNEDRLLEHPSSNRSVVRQETKKQSDGFGLSCLTTELELKIHEDDEGASGCKQFELNGFSWN
- the LOC135622539 gene encoding myb-related protein 2-like isoform X4; protein product: MYQHQPHQSHNNLLSSRIAAPSERQLFLQRGSTTGESGLVLSTEAKPRLKWNPELHARFIEAVNQLGGADIFGCSLAAERTPEDNGSSRNIAAPTNKTMQINEAFTKQIEVQKQLHEQLEVQRHLQVRIEAQGRYLQLVLEKAQERLEKQSLGSVGLEVAKVQLSELVTKVSGECFGNSFLGVEEIPVLHMSQLTPAHFADYSVDSCLTSDRSQKEQDTHDTTIGIRACHKDLPSCMKQFGEDKLEQTQHAWCGDLNEQKIFSSVPEVQRKENNEDRLLEHPSSNRSVVRQETKKQSDGFGLSCLTTELELKIHEDDEGASGCKQFELNGFSWN
- the LOC135622539 gene encoding myb-related protein 2-like isoform X1, translating into MYQHQPHQSHNNLLSSRIAAPSERQLFLQRGSTTGESGLVLSTEAKPRLKWNPELHARFIEAVNQLGGADKATPKTIMRLMGIPGLTLYHLKSHLQKYRLGKNLQAQTNIRSTKNIFGCSLAAERTPEDNGSSRNIAAPTNKTMQINEAFTKQIEVQKQLHEQLEVQRHLQVRIEAQGRYLQLVLEKAQERLEKQSLGSVGLEVAKVQLSELVTKVSGECFGNSFLGVEEIPVLHMSQLTPAHFADYSVDSCLTSDRSQKEQDTHDTTIGIRACHKDLPSCMKQFGEDKLEQTQHAWCGDLNEQKIFSSVPEVQRKENNEDRLLEHPSSNRSVVRQETKKQSDGFGLSCLTTELELKIHEDDEGASGCKQFELNGFSWN